Genomic DNA from Modestobacter versicolor:
TCGACCGGGCAGGGCGAGCCGGCCATGATCCCGGTGCGCAGGCTGGAGAGGTCGTAGTCGGCGAACCCCGGCAGGGCCAGCTCGGCGATGAACATCGTCGGGACGCCGTACAGCGAGGTGCACCGCTCGTCCTGCACGGCCTGCAGGGTCAGCGCGGGGTCGAAGCCGGGGGCCGGGATGACCATCGTCGCGCCGTGCGAGGTGCAGCCCAGGTTGCCCATGCCCATGCCGAAGCAGTGGTAGTAGGGCACCGGGATGCAGACCCGGTCGGCCTCGGTGTAGCCGCAGCCCTCGCCCACGAAGAACCCGTTGTTGAGCAGGTTGTGGTGGGTGAGCGTGGCGCCCTTGGGGAAGCCCGTCGTCCCGGACGTGTACTGGATGTTGATCGGGTCGTCGGGTGACAGCTGGGCGGCGCGCTCGTCCAGGAGCGCGTGGTCGGCGGCCCGGCCGTCGGCCAGCAGCTGCTCCCACTCCGGGTCGCCGAGGAAGACCACGGTGCGCAGCTCCGGGCAGTCCTCGCGCACCTCGTCGACCATCGCCCGGTAGTCGCTGGTCTTGAACTGCGGCGCCGCGACCAGCACCGAGATGCCCGCCTGGCGCAGCACGTAGGCCAGCTCGTGGGTGCGGTAGGCCGGGTTGATGTTGACCAGGACGGCGCCGAGCTTCGCCGTGCCGTACTGGACGAAGACCCACTCGGCGCAGTTGGGCGCCCAGATGCCGACCCGGTCGCCCTTGGCCACCCCGAGGGCGTCGAGGCCGAGCGCGCACGCGTCGACCTCGGCGACCAGCTCCGGGTAGGTCCAGCGGCGACCCGAGGCGCACTCCACCAGCGCCTCGTGGTCACCCACCCGCGCTGCCGTCCGATCGAGGTCCGCCCCGATCGTGTCGCCCAGCAGGGGCACCGTGGAGGTGCCGCTGCTGTAGGACGGCAGCGCGGGTGCGATCACCGGTCCTCGCCCGCCATCAGGCCGGCCCGGTTCGGGCGGTCGGTCGGGTGCGCGTACCGCAGCCGCTCCGGCGGGAGCGGGAAGGCGTGGTCCTCACCGAACGGCGAGAGGCCACCGGCCATCTCGCTGACCAGCTCGGTGACCGGCGGGCCGTCGCCCTCCGACGTCCCCCAGGTCGGTTCGACCAGGTGGGCGTGCTTCTCCTTGCGCTTGGACATCGGGCCTCCATCGGCGGTGCGGTCCCGGGTCAGCTCCCCGGGGTACCTCGGTGCCCATCTTCGCGTGCCGCACGCCTCCGGTGCACGCCGCACTCCCCGTCGTGTCGCCCGGGCGGGTCAGCGGCGGCGGGCGGCCCGGGCTCCGTAGAGGGTGCCGGCCCCGTCGGCGGTGAGCAGCCACTCCTGCTCGGACACCTCGGCGTACCTGACGTCGGCGCCGTTGAGCTGCTGCACCGCCCGGGTCCGCCACACCGCCGTGGACATCAGCTGCAGCCGCAGCGGCTCGTCGGTGAACTCGTCGAAGCCCAGCGGTTCGACCTGCAGCACCGCCGGGCCGGCGATCCGCAGCAGCCCGCTGCGCCACTCGGTGCGGGCCAGCGCGGCGGTCCACCGCCGCACGCGCACCAGCGAGCCGAGCCCGACGACGGTGACGGCGACCCCGCCGGCGACCAGCGCGACGACCATCAGGCCGGCGAACGGCGGGCGGGAGCCGCCGTTCTCCACGATCC
This window encodes:
- a CDS encoding AMP-binding protein, coding for MIAPALPSYSSGTSTVPLLGDTIGADLDRTAARVGDHEALVECASGRRWTYPELVAEVDACALGLDALGVAKGDRVGIWAPNCAEWVFVQYGTAKLGAVLVNINPAYRTHELAYVLRQAGISVLVAAPQFKTSDYRAMVDEVREDCPELRTVVFLGDPEWEQLLADGRAADHALLDERAAQLSPDDPINIQYTSGTTGFPKGATLTHHNLLNNGFFVGEGCGYTEADRVCIPVPYYHCFGMGMGNLGCTSHGATMVIPAPGFDPALTLQAVQDERCTSLYGVPTMFIAELALPGFADYDLSSLRTGIMAGSPCPVEVMKRVVDEMGMTEVTICYGMTETSPVSTQTGADDDLDRRTSTVGRVHPHLEVKVVNPETGLTVPRGETGEFCTRGYSVMLGYWDEPEKTAEVLDRARWMHTGDLAVMDAEGYLNIVGRIKDMVIRGGENVYPREVEEFLYTHPDVVDAQVIGVPDERYGEELMAWVRLREGAEPLTVEGLRAFCAGKLAHYKVPRYLKVVEAFPMTVTGKVRKVEMREVSVAELGLESAAAIRNA